In a single window of the uncultured Dysgonomonas sp. genome:
- a CDS encoding SAM-dependent methyltransferase, translating to MNLSDELKAFIRTHEADDVHSLALQAKQYADIDMQMAIRQIAGRKIAKEKIPSWHANNNIVYPKHLSMEQCSSEQTARFKASLCRGESMADLTGGFGVDCSFLAHSFKDVTYVEQQSELTEIAVHNFKILEQDIKVVNEDAVKYLSAMSPASLIYIDPARRDNTGKKTVQIDDCTPNILDIESLLEEKSEQVMIKLSPMLDISLAVRSMKSVSDVYIISVNNECKELLFIKKRGNTDKTLYHCVNIQNSNTDIYTFRKEDEDDLFLDYATKIAKYLYEPNASILKGGAYKSIAKAYSLDKLNPSSHLYVSDVLCENFPGRKFIVDNICSLNKKDVKDFLTGIKQANITTRNFPLSVQEIRKKTGLKDGGDIYIFATTLADDRKVLLICRKA from the coding sequence ATGAACCTCAGTGACGAATTAAAGGCTTTTATACGTACCCATGAGGCTGATGATGTGCATTCGCTCGCTTTACAGGCAAAGCAATATGCCGATATAGATATGCAAATGGCTATTCGTCAGATTGCCGGACGCAAGATAGCTAAAGAGAAAATACCTTCATGGCATGCCAATAACAACATAGTTTATCCGAAACACCTGTCGATGGAACAATGCTCGTCGGAGCAGACAGCACGTTTTAAGGCTTCGCTATGCCGTGGAGAATCTATGGCTGATCTTACCGGAGGTTTCGGGGTAGATTGTTCTTTTCTTGCACATAGTTTCAAGGATGTCACTTATGTAGAGCAACAATCGGAATTGACTGAAATAGCTGTCCATAACTTTAAAATATTGGAGCAGGATATAAAGGTGGTAAATGAAGATGCGGTAAAGTATCTGTCGGCCATGTCTCCTGCCAGCCTGATATATATTGATCCTGCCCGCAGGGATAATACCGGGAAAAAGACAGTACAGATAGACGACTGTACTCCGAACATTCTCGATATAGAATCGTTGCTGGAAGAAAAATCGGAACAGGTAATGATAAAGTTGTCGCCGATGCTGGATATTTCTCTTGCAGTAAGATCAATGAAATCTGTATCGGATGTGTATATTATCAGCGTGAATAATGAGTGCAAAGAGTTGCTCTTTATCAAGAAGAGGGGAAATACGGATAAAACTCTCTACCATTGCGTAAACATACAGAATAGTAATACGGATATCTACACTTTCCGGAAAGAGGATGAAGACGATCTCTTTTTAGATTATGCTACTAAAATTGCAAAATACCTGTATGAACCTAATGCGTCGATTCTGAAAGGCGGTGCATACAAAAGTATTGCAAAGGCTTATTCTCTGGACAAGCTTAACCCCAGTAGCCATCTGTATGTGTCGGATGTATTGTGTGAGAATTTCCCGGGGCGTAAGTTTATTGTCGATAATATCTGTTCTCTGAATAAGAAAGATGTAAAAGATTTTTTGACAGGTATTAAGCAGGCGAATATTACTACTCGTAATTTTCCTTTGTCCGTTCAGGAAATAAGGAAAAAAACAGGCCTGAAAGATGGCGGAGATATATACATATTTGCCACCACATTAGCCGATGACAGGAAGGTATTGTTGATTTGCCGTAAAGCCTGA
- a CDS encoding translocation/assembly module TamB domain-containing protein, with the protein MKELKAKLGTELGIGSLHFEPFNTIAIDSLYLYDQSNEKVLMAEKVSAGVDILALINGKLVITSAWLTDFEIHLSKDSTSAPLNIQYVIDAFKSKDDKPKAKLDIKLNAINLSNGRFSYDVKDRPLKDNQFDVNHIQVSALDAKFTVKSVLEDSLNIQVKKISLKERSGLEISNLVFRVISQDKKISVRGFELNLPSSYLALERCEIDLTPTSDTAKILDYAVIDCRVASSYIAPKDIAAFAPVLQNFKDLVNIRAHISGSFDNLTLSELSVDYGEKMHLIANAEVKDIRDSEKTYLLGSVDELTIGVREVESILNNFSKNKTQLPPQLQKLGTLSFIGDISGYLKQLTAFGSLDTDLGIVKTDVLFGLNPRNGISSFVHGKVYTSDFELGKLLDNKDLNKISFNLSVDLEKPTYGKIRGTADGDIHNFDFKGYTYKEISLDAAYDGLRVDGQLDVNDENGILNVNGLFDLTDKENPELNFKARVKNVQLANLHLAEKMQHSYLSFAIDADFIGSHIDNAEGYVRIDSIDFIREDKLFQMDSLVARVAGFPDNRRLSIRSDLLKGDINGVYSMSSMINSVKQTLSMYLPALIRPDNKKRPEEKPNMLNFDLQINNSESLSNILNLPVTILSTSKVIGSYNNINDRFNLEIFAPSVKAAGMSIQSGYIAIRNPHDTIDAKINVLIAGKKNTINDVAINAKVKDNLINTNISLVNTGAQKARGNFSINTLLTKNEAEPLRVDINTLPSELLLNNADWKMNQSHIAIQDGLVAVDNFRIYNEDGSQEVKVNGKYTQKDSNDILKAELKNINLEYVFQTLAIDALQFGGAATGSLFVSSIEKKPYANTRLEITDFKFNGAELGKLNIFSELDDETNQVMLDGLIVSKENKRTKVDGTLDPVKQRLSINFDADSINIGFLNKYAETIFDNITGRGTGKVHLYGDFSNVTVEGKAFIKDGSMGIRFLNTRYSFSDTVYLKKDLIYFNDITLIDQFNNRAHASGKVAHDFFSKFMYQVDLRADNFLVYNASSSVNPLFHGKVFGSGNGTIGGDESAVDVNIRMRTEPNTLVRMNFMEDVVTEYSFITYKEKQDQDTVKQAKPSMLAPRNDTGMDINMNIYADVTPDATLELLMDPVGGDILRGTGSGAMRFEWNLKSSPRLYGTYNINRGSYNFTFQRLMERRFDIQDGSNVQFRGDPFDATLNVSAVYKVNASLNDLDDDLAKRVGQTTIPVNCVLNLSGPLKHPNVDLDIALPSTDAEVERQVKNLLNTQDEINKQVAYLLILSKFKAPNYATPGAQTSDFAAVASATLSNQLTKIVSNIDDRWQLGTNIRYSDAELMYTEAELLLSSKLLNDRLLINGNFGYRNDINLKNEAMITDIDIEYLLNNAGTWRIKAYNHYNEKFYYLDHATQTQGVGIIYKKDFDGLQDLFNYPWIRHKKDTVLPPPPIVPDSTQKGSALSPFIKMKKK; encoded by the coding sequence GTGAAAGAACTGAAGGCTAAATTGGGAACAGAACTAGGGATAGGCAGTCTTCACTTTGAGCCGTTCAATACCATTGCAATCGATAGCTTGTATCTTTACGATCAATCCAATGAGAAGGTTTTGATGGCTGAGAAGGTTTCGGCTGGTGTTGATATTCTTGCCCTTATAAATGGTAAATTAGTAATCACTTCCGCATGGCTTACCGATTTTGAAATCCACTTATCAAAAGATAGTACAAGTGCGCCGTTGAATATACAGTATGTAATTGATGCATTCAAATCGAAAGATGATAAACCGAAGGCAAAACTGGATATAAAACTGAATGCGATCAATCTGTCTAACGGCCGCTTTTCATATGATGTAAAAGACCGCCCTTTAAAGGATAATCAATTTGACGTAAATCACATACAAGTATCCGCTTTAGACGCTAAGTTCACTGTAAAGTCAGTATTGGAAGACTCGCTAAATATTCAGGTGAAAAAAATTAGCCTGAAGGAAAGAAGCGGACTGGAAATATCTAACCTTGTATTTAGAGTAATAAGTCAGGATAAAAAGATATCGGTCAGGGGATTTGAGTTGAACCTGCCATCTTCCTATCTGGCGTTGGAAAGATGCGAAATAGATCTTACGCCTACCAGTGATACAGCTAAAATACTCGATTATGCAGTTATCGATTGCCGGGTAGCATCCTCATACATCGCTCCGAAAGATATCGCAGCATTTGCGCCTGTATTACAGAACTTCAAAGACTTAGTTAATATACGCGCACATATTTCAGGTTCGTTCGATAATCTGACTCTCTCGGAATTGTCTGTGGACTATGGGGAAAAGATGCATTTGATAGCTAATGCGGAGGTCAAAGATATAAGGGATTCCGAAAAAACGTATCTTTTGGGCAGTGTTGATGAATTAACTATCGGAGTCAGAGAAGTCGAAAGCATTCTTAATAACTTTTCTAAAAACAAGACTCAATTACCACCTCAATTACAAAAGCTGGGTACTCTATCGTTTATAGGTGATATTTCGGGCTATTTAAAACAACTTACAGCTTTTGGTAGTTTGGATACTGACTTAGGTATTGTCAAAACAGATGTGCTTTTTGGTCTGAATCCTAGAAATGGTATAAGTTCCTTTGTGCATGGGAAAGTTTATACGTCAGACTTTGAACTGGGAAAACTTCTAGATAACAAAGATCTGAATAAGATATCATTTAATTTGTCTGTCGATTTAGAAAAACCCACATATGGTAAAATCCGTGGGACGGCGGACGGAGATATTCACAATTTCGATTTCAAGGGATATACATATAAAGAAATTTCGCTGGATGCTGCTTACGACGGTTTACGGGTAGACGGACAACTGGATGTAAATGATGAGAACGGTATATTAAATGTAAATGGGTTGTTTGATCTGACAGATAAAGAGAATCCGGAGTTGAATTTCAAAGCCAGAGTAAAGAACGTTCAGCTGGCTAATCTGCATTTGGCCGAAAAGATGCAGCATTCTTATCTCTCTTTTGCTATAGATGCAGATTTTATAGGTAGCCATATCGATAATGCAGAAGGATATGTAAGGATAGACTCTATAGATTTTATCAGGGAAGATAAGTTATTTCAGATGGATAGTCTTGTTGCAAGGGTTGCCGGTTTTCCCGACAATCGCAGGTTGAGTATAAGGTCTGATTTACTAAAAGGAGATATCAATGGGGTATATTCCATGTCATCGATGATAAATAGTGTGAAGCAGACATTGAGCATGTATTTGCCCGCCTTGATAAGACCTGATAATAAGAAAAGACCGGAAGAGAAGCCGAATATGCTTAATTTTGACTTACAGATAAACAATAGTGAATCATTAAGCAATATACTCAATCTGCCCGTAACAATATTGAGTACATCGAAAGTAATCGGGTCTTATAATAATATAAATGACAGGTTTAACCTCGAAATATTTGCCCCCTCGGTAAAAGCTGCGGGTATGAGTATACAGTCGGGATATATTGCCATACGCAATCCGCACGATACAATAGATGCTAAGATTAATGTATTGATCGCAGGTAAGAAAAATACAATCAACGACGTTGCCATCAACGCTAAAGTGAAGGATAACCTGATCAATACCAATATATCGCTTGTGAATACAGGTGCGCAGAAAGCCAGGGGGAATTTCTCTATAAATACGCTGCTCACTAAAAATGAAGCAGAGCCGCTCAGGGTAGATATAAACACCTTGCCTAGCGAATTGTTGTTGAACAATGCCGATTGGAAGATGAACCAGTCGCATATAGCGATACAGGATGGCTTGGTGGCTGTGGATAATTTCCGGATATATAATGAAGATGGCAGTCAGGAGGTAAAAGTGAATGGGAAATATACCCAAAAAGATTCGAACGACATATTAAAAGCCGAACTCAAAAATATTAACCTCGAATATGTTTTCCAGACTTTGGCTATAGACGCTCTCCAGTTTGGCGGGGCAGCCACAGGCAGCCTGTTCGTGTCTAGTATAGAGAAAAAACCATATGCCAATACACGCCTCGAAATAACCGATTTTAAATTTAACGGGGCGGAATTAGGTAAACTGAATATATTCAGCGAACTGGATGATGAGACAAATCAGGTTATGCTCGACGGACTTATTGTGAGCAAGGAAAATAAGCGGACAAAAGTAGATGGAACTCTAGACCCTGTAAAACAGAGGTTATCCATTAATTTCGATGCCGATAGCATTAATATCGGTTTCCTGAATAAGTATGCTGAAACGATTTTTGATAATATAACAGGTCGGGGTACAGGTAAAGTACATCTGTATGGCGACTTTTCGAATGTAACGGTGGAAGGGAAAGCATTTATAAAAGACGGAAGTATGGGAATCCGTTTTTTGAATACCCGCTATTCATTTTCCGATACTGTTTATTTGAAGAAAGATCTTATCTATTTTAATGATATAACACTGATAGACCAATTCAATAACAGAGCGCATGCAAGTGGAAAAGTGGCGCATGATTTTTTCAGTAAGTTTATGTATCAGGTCGACTTGAGGGCCGATAATTTCCTTGTATATAATGCTTCATCATCCGTAAATCCTTTGTTTCATGGGAAAGTGTTTGGTAGCGGGAATGGTACTATAGGTGGTGATGAAAGTGCTGTGGATGTAAATATCAGAATGCGTACAGAACCCAATACCCTTGTACGTATGAATTTTATGGAAGATGTGGTTACCGAATATTCATTTATAACATATAAGGAAAAACAGGACCAAGATACGGTTAAACAGGCAAAGCCATCGATGCTGGCACCCCGTAATGATACGGGAATGGACATCAATATGAATATTTATGCTGATGTAACTCCTGATGCTACTTTAGAACTGTTGATGGACCCTGTGGGCGGCGATATACTGAGGGGAACCGGTAGCGGGGCTATGCGTTTCGAATGGAATCTGAAGTCCTCTCCACGTCTTTATGGTACATATAATATCAATAGAGGAAGTTATAATTTCACTTTCCAGCGACTGATGGAAAGACGGTTCGATATTCAGGATGGAAGCAATGTACAATTCAGAGGAGACCCATTTGACGCAACCCTGAATGTGAGTGCTGTATATAAAGTGAATGCGAGTCTTAACGATTTGGATGATGATTTGGCTAAAAGGGTAGGGCAAACAACTATCCCGGTCAATTGCGTACTCAATCTGAGTGGTCCGCTCAAGCACCCTAATGTAGACCTGGATATAGCATTGCCATCTACAGATGCGGAGGTAGAGCGACAGGTGAAAAATCTGTTGAATACGCAGGACGAAATAAATAAACAGGTTGCATACTTGCTGATATTATCCAAATTCAAAGCGCCTAATTATGCTACGCCGGGTGCACAGACATCAGATTTTGCAGCAGTGGCTTCTGCTACCTTATCCAATCAGTTGACAAAAATAGTGAGCAACATCGATGACAGATGGCAACTGGGTACAAACATACGGTATAGTGATGCTGAATTGATGTATACGGAGGCTGAATTGTTATTGTCGAGTAAATTATTGAACGACAGGCTCCTTATAAATGGAAACTTCGGTTACCGAAACGACATTAATTTGAAAAATGAAGCCATGATAACCGATATAGACATCGAATACTTACTCAATAATGCCGGTACATGGCGCATAAAGGCTTACAATCACTATAACGAGAAATTTTACTATCTGGATCATGCGACACAAACGCAAGGTGTGGGTATCATCTATAAGAAAGATTTTGACGGGCTGCAAGATTTGTTCAATTATCCATGGATAAGGCACAAAAAAGATACCGTCTTGCCACCTCCTCCAATTGTGCCAGACTCTACACAGAAAGGCAGTGCGTTAAGTCCTTTCATCAAGATGAAGAAAAAATGA
- a CDS encoding Arc family DNA-binding protein gives MAKKEKESTVKSFVLRIDPEMMDAIEKWAADEFRSTNGQIQYILDQALRKAGRIKREKKPKTDNG, from the coding sequence GTGGCTAAAAAAGAAAAAGAATCTACTGTAAAAAGTTTCGTCCTGCGTATTGATCCGGAGATGATGGATGCGATCGAAAAATGGGCTGCCGACGAGTTTCGTAGTACCAACGGGCAGATACAGTATATTCTTGATCAAGCACTTCGCAAAGCAGGACGAATAAAAAGGGAGAAGAAACCTAAGACGGATAATGGATGA